One stretch of Vulpes lagopus strain Blue_001 chromosome X, ASM1834538v1, whole genome shotgun sequence DNA includes these proteins:
- the LOC121483066 gene encoding LOW QUALITY PROTEIN: protein C12orf4-like (The sequence of the model RefSeq protein was modified relative to this genomic sequence to represent the inferred CDS: substituted 1 base at 1 genomic stop codon) codes for MEKVMQELGKSLTDQDVNSLAAQHFESQQDLENKXSNELKQSTAIQKQEYQEWVIKLHQDLKKPNNSSLSEEIKVQPSQFRESVEANGRIYEEQRKLEESFTIHLGAQLKTMHNLRLLRADMLDFCKHKRNHRSGVKLHRLQTALSLYSTSLCGLVLLVDNRINSYSGIKRDFATVCQECTDFHFPRIEEQLEVVQQVVLYARTQRRSKLKESHDSGNRNGGSDDKAKNADRNYLNILPGEFYITRHSNLSEIHVAFHLCVDDNVKSGNITARDPAIMGLRNILKVCCTHDITTISIPLLLVHDMSEEMTIPWCLRRAELVFKCVKGFMMEMASWDGGISRTVQFLVPQSISEEMFYQLSNMLPQIFRVSSTLTLTSKH; via the coding sequence ATGGAAAAAGTGATGCAGGAATTGGGAAAATCACTGACCGATCAAGATGTAAACTCACTGGCTGCTCAGCATTTTGAATCCCAGCAagacttagaaaataaatagtCCAATGAATTAAAACAATCAACTGCCATCCAAAAGCAAGAGTATCAGGAATGGGTGATAAAACTTCATCAAGAcctaaaaaaacccaacaacagcTCCCTCAGTGAGGAAATTAAAGTTCAACCGAGTCAGTTCAGAGAATCTGTAGAAGCAAATGGAAGGATTTATGAGGAGCAGAGAAAGTTGGAAGAAAGTTTTACCATTCACTTAGGAGCCCAGTTGAAAACCATGCATAATTTGAGATTGCTGAGAGCAGATATGCTGGACTTTTGTAAGCACAAAAGAAATCATCGAAGTGGCGTGAAACTCCATCGACTCCAGACTGCACTATCACTTTATTCTACGTCTCTCTGTGGCCTCGTTTTGCTAGTAGATAATCGAATCAATTCCTATAGTGGCATTAAAAGAGATTTTGCCACAGTTTGCCAAGAATGTACTGACTTCCATTTTCCCCGAATTGAGGAGCAACTGGAAGTTGTCCAGCAGGTGGTACTTTATGCTAGAACCCAGCGAAGGAGTAAGTTGAAAGAATCACATGATTCTGGAAACCGAAATGGAGGAAGTGACGATAAGGCTAAAAATGCTGAcagaaactatttaaatattttacctgGAGAATTTTACATTACACGGCATTCTAATCTCTCAGAAATACATGTTGCTTTCCACCTTTGTGTGGATGACAACGTGAAATCAGGAAACATCACTGCTCGAGATCCTGCCATTATGGGACTCCGAAATATACTCAAGGTTTGCTGTACCCATGACATCACAACGATAAGCATACCTCTCTTGCTGGTGCATGATATGTCAGAGGAAATGACTATACCATGGTGCTTAAGGAGAGCAGAACTTGTGTTTAAGTGTGTCAAAGGTTTCATGATGGAAATGGCTTCATGGGATGGAGGCATATCCAGGACGGTACAGTTTCTGGTACCACAGAGTATTTCTGAAGAAATGTTTTATCAACTTAGTAACATGCTCCCCCAGATCTTCCGAGTATCATCAACACTTACTCTGACGTCTAAGCACTAA